Proteins encoded by one window of Winogradskyella sp. PG-2:
- the accC gene encoding acetyl-CoA carboxylase biotin carboxylase subunit: MKKILVANRGEIAIRVMRTAKKMGIKTVAVFSEVDRNALHVKYADEAVCIGPAPSNQSYLKGNKIIEVAKSLHVDGIHPGYGFLSENADFAELCEANNIIFIGPRSKAIKVMGSKLAAKETVKAYDIPMVPGTEEAITNIPKAKKIANDIGFPILIKASAGGGGKGMRIVENADEFESQMDRAISEATNAFGDGSVFIEKYVASPRHIEIQVMADMHGNYLHFFERECSVQRRHQKVVEEAPSAVLTPELREKMGQSAINVARSCDYIGAGTVEFLLDENLNFYFLEMNTRLQVEHPVSEWIAGVDLVELQIKVARGEQLNLKQEDLKINGHALELRVYAEDPMNDFLPSVGNLEIYQLPKGDNIRIDNGFEEGMDIPIYYDPMLSKLITYGDTREEAIELMIKAIDNYHIKGVQTTLAFGRFVCEHEAFRSGNFDTHFVKKYYSPSLLEEQHKIEAEMAAKIALKRYLEDQNLLRLPN, from the coding sequence ATGAAGAAAATATTAGTCGCAAATAGAGGTGAAATTGCTATTCGTGTTATGCGAACAGCAAAGAAAATGGGAATTAAAACAGTAGCTGTATTTTCTGAAGTTGATAGAAATGCATTACATGTAAAATATGCAGACGAAGCTGTTTGTATTGGTCCAGCTCCATCTAATCAATCCTATTTAAAAGGAAATAAAATAATAGAAGTTGCAAAATCACTTCATGTAGATGGTATACATCCAGGCTATGGATTCTTAAGTGAGAATGCAGACTTTGCTGAGTTATGTGAAGCTAATAATATCATATTTATTGGACCTCGCTCTAAAGCTATTAAAGTCATGGGAAGCAAATTAGCTGCAAAAGAAACAGTTAAAGCTTATGATATCCCTATGGTACCTGGAACAGAAGAAGCAATTACGAATATTCCTAAAGCTAAAAAAATTGCTAATGACATTGGTTTTCCTATCCTCATAAAAGCCTCTGCAGGAGGTGGTGGAAAAGGGATGCGAATTGTTGAAAATGCGGATGAGTTTGAATCGCAAATGGATAGAGCAATTAGTGAAGCTACTAATGCGTTTGGTGATGGTTCTGTATTTATTGAAAAGTATGTAGCCTCCCCAAGACATATTGAAATACAAGTGATGGCAGATATGCATGGTAATTACTTGCATTTCTTTGAACGTGAATGTTCAGTACAACGACGTCATCAAAAAGTGGTTGAAGAAGCTCCTTCTGCTGTTTTAACTCCAGAATTAAGAGAAAAAATGGGACAATCTGCCATCAACGTGGCGCGTTCTTGTGATTATATAGGTGCAGGAACTGTTGAGTTTCTTTTAGATGAAAATCTAAATTTCTATTTCCTAGAAATGAATACAAGATTGCAAGTAGAGCATCCTGTTTCGGAGTGGATAGCTGGTGTGGATTTAGTTGAACTTCAAATAAAAGTTGCGAGAGGTGAACAATTAAATCTTAAACAAGAGGATTTAAAAATTAATGGTCATGCTTTAGAACTTCGCGTTTATGCTGAAGATCCGATGAATGATTTCTTACCTAGTGTAGGTAATCTTGAAATATATCAATTACCTAAAGGAGATAATATCCGAATAGATAACGGATTTGAAGAAGGTATGGATATTCCTATTTATTACGATCCTATGTTGTCTAAGCTTATTACTTATGGTGATACTCGAGAAGAAGCAATTGAATTAATGATAAAAGCAATTGACAATTACCATATAAAAGGTGTGCAAACCACTTTAGCTTTTGGACGTTTTGTGTGTGAACATGAGGCTTTTAGAAGTGGAAACTTTGATACACACTTTGTAAAAAAGTACTACTCTCCTAGCCTACTTGAAGAACAGCATAAAATTGAAGCTGAGATGGCTGCGAAGATTGCTTTGAAACGTTATTTAGAAGATCAGAATTTATTAAGATTACCAAACTAA
- a CDS encoding acetyl-CoA carboxylase biotin carboxyl carrier protein subunit, with protein MYKIKVNNSHSFDVSKETIETFDAIETSHNSYHVIRDNNTINASVLDSDFNKKSYAVKVNNNVYNVVINDALDQQIEALGFEIGALKQVNAIKAPMPGLILEINVLEGQDVKENEALLILEAMKMENVINSPRDGIIKSISVKQGETVDKNSLLITFE; from the coding sequence ATGTACAAAATAAAGGTCAACAATTCTCATAGTTTCGATGTCTCAAAAGAAACTATAGAAACATTCGATGCTATCGAAACTTCTCATAATAGCTATCACGTTATACGAGATAACAACACAATAAATGCTTCTGTATTAGATTCTGATTTCAATAAAAAATCTTACGCGGTTAAAGTAAATAACAATGTCTATAATGTTGTTATTAATGATGCACTAGATCAACAAATTGAAGCTTTAGGTTTTGAAATTGGAGCATTAAAGCAAGTCAATGCTATTAAAGCTCCAATGCCAGGTTTAATATTAGAAATTAATGTGCTTGAAGGCCAAGACGTAAAGGAAAATGAGGCTTTATTAATTCTTGAAGCTATGAAAATGGAAAATGTAATCAATTCTCCAAGAGATGGTATAATAAAATCTATAAGTGTAAAGCAAGGAGAGACTGTTGATAAAAATTCACTTTTAATCACTTTTGAATAG
- a CDS encoding PrsW family intramembrane metalloprotease, whose amino-acid sequence MNLLLMAIAPIMVIIVYIYFQDKYEKEPIGLLLTSFLFGAIVSIIIVTILYLFTGRFIPITNEFNIWQQFIQAFIVVALAEEFSKYIIVKYFNQPKKAFNEPYDGIIYAVMVSMGFACTENIMYVMEGGYGTAILRAFTAVPAHATFGILMGYFMGKAKFSKNRFKLNMAGLFLAVLFHGAYDFFLFIRFIPGISIGAFISLAIAIYLSRKAIKKHQEDSNFKSLEDS is encoded by the coding sequence ATGAATTTATTACTCATGGCAATAGCTCCAATAATGGTAATTATTGTTTATATCTATTTTCAAGATAAATATGAAAAAGAACCTATTGGTCTTTTATTAACTAGTTTTTTATTTGGAGCGATCGTTAGCATTATCATTGTCACGATACTTTATTTATTTACGGGTCGCTTTATTCCTATTACAAATGAATTCAATATCTGGCAACAATTTATACAAGCTTTTATAGTCGTAGCACTTGCTGAAGAATTTAGTAAATACATAATTGTTAAATATTTCAACCAGCCCAAGAAAGCTTTTAATGAACCATACGATGGAATCATTTATGCAGTTATGGTATCGATGGGTTTTGCCTGTACAGAAAATATAATGTACGTTATGGAAGGTGGTTATGGAACAGCTATTCTCAGGGCATTTACAGCAGTTCCCGCACATGCAACATTTGGAATATTAATGGGTTATTTTATGGGAAAAGCTAAATTCTCAAAAAATAGATTTAAATTAAATATGGCTGGATTATTCTTAGCAGTACTTTTTCATGGCGCTTATGATTTCTTCTTATTCATTAGATTCATTCCTGGCATTTCTATAGGAGCCTTTATATCATTAGCTATTGCTATATATTTATCTCGTAAAGCCATCAAAAAGCATCAAGAAGATTCTAACTTTAAATCTTTAGAAGATTCTTAA
- a CDS encoding NUDIX hydrolase — protein MDERIDIITKEGNPTEKTALKSDAHKNGWYHNTIHLWLYTTNGEILLQQRSHKKIIHPLLWDVSTAGHIDAGESFLEAALRETKEEIGLALKPQNLQKIGTFLHETNYGEIQDNEFHQVYIAELTVNVNQLQPQEDEVEALKLVSINEFEALLSQSEINHHFIPTNKSYYSFVIDQIKEKLDL, from the coding sequence TTGGATGAAAGAATTGACATAATTACTAAAGAGGGTAATCCCACTGAAAAAACGGCTTTAAAGTCTGATGCACATAAAAATGGCTGGTATCACAATACCATTCATTTATGGCTTTACACAACTAATGGCGAAATTTTACTGCAACAACGCTCTCATAAAAAAATAATCCATCCCTTACTTTGGGATGTTTCTACTGCAGGTCATATAGATGCAGGTGAATCTTTCTTAGAAGCAGCTTTGAGAGAAACTAAAGAAGAGATTGGATTAGCTCTAAAACCTCAAAATCTTCAAAAAATTGGGACTTTTCTTCATGAAACTAATTATGGTGAAATTCAGGATAATGAGTTCCATCAAGTTTATATTGCAGAATTGACTGTTAATGTCAATCAGCTTCAACCACAAGAAGATGAAGTTGAGGCACTAAAATTGGTGTCTATTAATGAATTTGAAGCCTTATTAAGCCAAAGTGAAATTAATCATCATTTCATTCCCACAAATAAATCGTATTATAGCTTTGTAATTGATCAAATAAAAGAAAAACTAGACTTATGA
- a CDS encoding aminotransferase class V-fold PLP-dependent enzyme yields MVLENQKHLFDIPEDITYLNIASQSPSFKAVYEAGLEGLKQKNQPYTIKTSDYFYPVIELKKLFAKLIDANEYNRIATIPSVSYGMATVANNIVLNENNEILVIDEQFPSNMYSWQRLAKKYSAKIIVVKAPKTVKQWNEDILKAINEKTALVAIGNIHWSNGSLFDLKTISTKAKSYNSLLVIDGSQTIGAFPFSIKDIQPDALICAGYKWLFGPYGCAYGYFGSYFDKGQPIEENWTNRFDSENFAGLTNYRSEYKPKANRYCVGESGSFIYIKMQIEALKQVINWTPKAIQDYCKQITKKPVNKLKALGCKIEDDNYRTHHLFGIKLPENIDFDALKKDLFSKNIFVSFRGNYIRISCHLYNTEADFKPLINCLASHL; encoded by the coding sequence ATGGTATTAGAGAATCAAAAACATTTATTTGATATTCCTGAGGATATCACCTACCTAAACATTGCGAGTCAATCGCCATCATTTAAAGCAGTTTATGAGGCAGGCTTAGAAGGTCTAAAACAAAAGAATCAGCCTTATACCATTAAAACTTCGGATTACTTTTATCCTGTAATAGAACTTAAAAAGCTGTTTGCTAAACTTATAGATGCAAATGAATATAATCGTATAGCCACTATACCATCAGTTTCTTATGGTATGGCTACAGTTGCTAATAATATAGTGTTAAATGAAAATAATGAAATTTTGGTTATTGATGAACAATTTCCAAGTAACATGTATTCTTGGCAAAGGCTCGCTAAAAAATATAGTGCGAAAATTATAGTTGTTAAAGCACCTAAAACTGTAAAACAATGGAATGAAGACATTCTAAAGGCAATTAATGAAAAAACAGCATTAGTTGCTATTGGAAATATTCATTGGTCCAATGGTAGTTTATTTGATTTGAAAACCATTAGCACAAAAGCAAAATCATATAACTCTTTATTAGTTATAGATGGAAGTCAGACTATTGGAGCTTTTCCTTTTTCTATAAAAGACATACAGCCAGATGCTTTAATTTGTGCTGGCTATAAATGGCTATTTGGACCTTATGGCTGTGCTTATGGCTATTTTGGGTCTTATTTTGATAAAGGTCAACCAATTGAAGAAAACTGGACCAATCGTTTTGATAGTGAAAATTTTGCTGGCTTAACAAATTATCGATCAGAATATAAGCCAAAAGCAAATAGATATTGTGTTGGTGAAAGTGGGAGTTTTATTTATATAAAAATGCAAATTGAAGCACTCAAACAAGTTATTAATTGGACACCGAAAGCTATTCAAGATTATTGTAAACAAATTACTAAGAAACCAGTAAACAAATTAAAAGCACTAGGCTGTAAAATAGAAGATGATAACTATAGAACTCATCACCTATTTGGTATTAAATTACCAGAGAATATAGACTTTGATGCTTTAAAAAAAGACTTATTTAGTAAAAATATCTTTGTATCATTTAGAGGGAATTATATTAGAATTTCTTGTCATTTATATAATACGGAAGCAGACTTTAAACCTTTGATTAATTGCTTAGCATCTCATTTATAA
- a CDS encoding M42 family metallopeptidase, translating into MAKKQLLTKKSMDFLEKYLNNASPTGYEWEGQKIWMDYLKPYVDEFITDTYGTAVAVINPKAKYKVVIEGHADEISWYVNYISDKGLLYVVRNGGSDHQIAPSKVVNIHTKNGIVKGVFGWPAIHTRSRAKEEPPKPDNIYIDIGAKDKKEVEKMGVHVGCVITYPDEFHILNKDKFVCRALDNRMGGFMIAEVARLLHENKKKLPFGLYITNSVQEEIGLRGAEMITETIKPNVAIVTDVTHDTTTPMIDPKKQGLAKIGDGPVVAYAPAVQQKLRDLITDTAEEKKIPFQRAALSRATGTDTDAFAYSNGGVASALISLPLRYMHTTVEMVHKSDVENVIKLIYETLLKIEDGETFSYFK; encoded by the coding sequence ATGGCTAAAAAGCAATTACTCACTAAAAAGTCAATGGATTTTTTAGAAAAATACTTAAATAATGCATCACCTACAGGATACGAATGGGAAGGGCAAAAGATATGGATGGATTATTTAAAACCTTATGTAGATGAATTTATCACAGATACCTACGGAACTGCAGTTGCTGTAATTAATCCTAAAGCAAAATACAAAGTTGTTATAGAGGGGCATGCCGATGAGATTTCATGGTATGTTAATTATATTTCAGACAAAGGTTTACTTTACGTAGTGAGAAATGGTGGTAGTGACCACCAAATTGCACCAAGTAAAGTGGTGAATATTCATACCAAAAATGGTATTGTCAAAGGCGTCTTTGGTTGGCCAGCAATACATACAAGAAGTCGAGCTAAAGAAGAGCCACCCAAACCAGATAATATTTACATAGATATAGGTGCAAAAGATAAAAAAGAAGTCGAAAAAATGGGAGTTCATGTTGGCTGTGTCATTACCTATCCTGATGAATTTCATATTCTAAATAAAGATAAATTTGTTTGTCGTGCTCTAGATAATAGAATGGGAGGTTTTATGATTGCTGAAGTTGCTCGTCTACTTCACGAAAACAAAAAGAAACTACCTTTTGGATTGTACATTACTAATTCTGTACAAGAAGAAATTGGTCTTAGAGGTGCTGAAATGATAACTGAAACCATTAAACCAAATGTTGCCATTGTTACAGATGTAACTCATGACACTACAACTCCAATGATTGACCCTAAAAAACAAGGATTAGCAAAGATTGGAGATGGACCTGTTGTAGCTTATGCTCCAGCAGTGCAACAAAAACTTAGAGATTTAATTACAGATACTGCTGAAGAAAAGAAAATTCCATTTCAACGCGCTGCATTATCTCGTGCCACTGGTACTGATACTGATGCTTTTGCTTACAGCAATGGTGGTGTTGCATCTGCTCTTATCTCTTTACCATTACGTTATATGCATACCACTGTAGAAATGGTACATAAGAGTGATGTAGAAAACGTTATTAAATTGATATACGAAACACTATTAAAAATTGAAGACGGAGAAACGTTTTCATATTTTAAATAA
- a CDS encoding DUF4294 domain-containing protein, producing the protein MKYIIYIALFFSTAIFAQEDPVKQDTTQVHYMIIEGDSIPITSVELNEVLVLPNLKFANRDARIRYIILRRKTLKVYPYAKLAAERLEELQRRIGTLKKKREKKKYAKVIQKYIEDEFSAELKKLTKTEGQILVKLIHRQTGKTTFNLIKELRSGWRAFWFNSTASLFDISLKKEFSPIDEEEDYLIEDILQRAFQNEQLDRQKPAFEIDFYACVNKWGKSKPKTLSKSKS; encoded by the coding sequence ATGAAGTATATAATATACATAGCATTATTTTTTTCGACAGCTATTTTCGCACAAGAAGATCCTGTAAAACAAGATACTACACAAGTTCACTACATGATTATTGAAGGGGATTCTATACCTATTACATCTGTAGAATTGAATGAAGTCTTGGTGTTGCCAAATTTAAAATTTGCAAATCGAGATGCCCGAATTAGATATATTATTCTCAGAAGAAAAACTTTAAAAGTCTATCCTTATGCAAAGCTAGCTGCTGAGCGGTTGGAGGAATTACAAAGACGAATAGGAACACTTAAAAAGAAACGTGAAAAAAAGAAGTATGCCAAGGTCATTCAGAAATATATTGAAGATGAGTTTTCAGCTGAATTAAAAAAATTAACAAAGACTGAAGGACAAATCTTAGTTAAACTTATTCATAGACAAACTGGTAAAACTACTTTTAACTTAATTAAAGAATTGCGGAGTGGTTGGCGTGCTTTTTGGTTTAATAGTACAGCTAGTTTATTTGATATTTCTTTGAAAAAAGAGTTTAGCCCAATAGATGAAGAAGAGGACTATTTAATTGAAGATATATTACAACGTGCTTTCCAGAATGAACAATTGGATCGTCAAAAACCAGCCTTTGAGATTGATTTTTATGCCTGCGTAAATAAATGGGGGAAATCTAAACCTAAGACATTATCTAAGTCTAAAAGTTAA
- the trhA gene encoding PAQR family membrane homeostasis protein TrhA, which yields MRVQTKLEEQFNSWTHGVGAALGIAALVLLIVFSDNAKPWSLFSVVVYGISIIILFLASTFYHAVKGEKRKHYFRIVDHISIYLLIAGTYTPVLLILLNDSLGWPLFCTVWGIAAFGVVLKLFFTGKFEIFSTLLYLVMGWLIVFDYTNTANALGTDGVFWLFAGGLFYTVGIVFYVIEKIPYNHVIWHLFVLGGAICHFFMIFNYVI from the coding sequence ATGCGAGTTCAAACCAAATTAGAGGAACAATTCAATTCATGGACTCATGGTGTTGGTGCTGCATTAGGAATTGCAGCTTTAGTGTTGCTCATTGTATTTTCTGATAATGCTAAACCTTGGAGCTTATTTAGTGTTGTCGTTTATGGAATTTCAATTATTATATTATTTCTAGCATCTACATTTTACCATGCAGTAAAGGGAGAGAAGCGTAAGCATTACTTTAGAATAGTAGATCACATTAGTATCTATTTACTTATTGCTGGGACATATACTCCTGTATTATTAATTTTATTGAATGATAGTTTAGGTTGGCCATTATTTTGCACTGTTTGGGGAATTGCTGCATTTGGTGTTGTTTTAAAATTATTTTTTACTGGTAAGTTCGAAATATTCTCAACACTATTATATCTTGTGATGGGCTGGCTTATTGTTTTCGATTATACAAACACAGCCAACGCATTAGGAACTGATGGTGTATTTTGGCTATTTGCCGGTGGTTTGTTTTACACTGTTGGAATTGTATTCTATGTCATTGAAAAAATACCATATAATCATGTTATATGGCATCTGTTTGTTTTAGGTGGTGCTATTTGTCACTTTTTTATGATTTTTAATTATGTGATTTAA
- a CDS encoding LLM class flavin-dependent oxidoreductase yields the protein MNTFKTIAKKGKLTIGLVFPIESYTGSIPKMENQEKLAKRSEKLGFKALWFRDVPFNDPNFGDAGQIYDPWIYMTHIMNHTKKIALATGSIILPLRHPVHTVKSIQSLQVLSKGRLIVGTASGDRAIEYPAFNQNLENKSELFRDSFSYIKALQADFPKYESKLYGSTNGSIDVLPKYNDKTPMLVTGFSGQSLDWIAEHSDGWIFYPRSFPFLKNNIDHWQSALDKTKQPWKPYMQSY from the coding sequence ATGAATACATTTAAAACTATCGCAAAAAAAGGCAAATTAACTATAGGCCTTGTATTTCCTATAGAATCTTATACTGGTTCAATTCCGAAAATGGAAAACCAGGAAAAACTTGCTAAACGCTCTGAAAAACTGGGCTTTAAAGCTTTATGGTTTAGAGATGTACCATTTAATGATCCTAATTTTGGTGATGCAGGTCAAATTTATGATCCATGGATCTATATGACGCATATTATGAATCATACTAAAAAAATTGCACTAGCTACAGGCAGTATTATTTTACCATTACGTCATCCTGTACATACAGTTAAGTCCATTCAAAGCTTGCAAGTGTTGTCCAAAGGAAGACTAATTGTTGGTACAGCTTCTGGAGACAGAGCCATCGAATATCCTGCATTTAATCAAAATCTTGAGAATAAAAGTGAACTCTTTAGAGATAGTTTTTCTTATATAAAAGCATTACAAGCAGATTTTCCAAAATATGAATCTAAATTATATGGTAGTACAAATGGAAGCATTGATGTGTTACCAAAATATAATGATAAAACACCAATGCTTGTGACAGGCTTCTCTGGTCAATCTTTGGATTGGATAGCTGAACATTCTGATGGCTGGATATTTTATCCACGAAGTTTTCCGTTCTTAAAAAACAATATAGACCATTGGCAAAGTGCTTTAGACAAAACCAAACAACCTTGGAAACCTTATATGCAATCTTATTAG
- a CDS encoding SDR family NAD(P)-dependent oxidoreductase → MKTILITGSTDGIGKLVAFQLAKEGHQILLHGRNERKLADTVAEIKEATKNSAIESFIEDFSDLNSVTSMTLAIKEKVSKIDILINNAGIFKSQITKSNDGFDIRFAVNYLTPYILTKELLPLIEKGNAPRIINLSSAAQSTVCIDALLGKQELSDQGAYAQSKLALTIWSFDLAKKHKDINTIAVNPGSLLNTKMVNEAYGQYWSSADKGSNILYDLAVSEVYSNSSGQYFDNDKGSFSTAHSDAYDADKIAELIAVTESIFKA, encoded by the coding sequence ATGAAAACCATTTTAATTACTGGCAGTACTGACGGTATTGGAAAATTAGTCGCATTTCAACTCGCTAAAGAGGGTCATCAAATTCTACTTCATGGTAGAAATGAAAGGAAACTTGCTGATACAGTCGCAGAAATAAAAGAGGCTACAAAAAATAGTGCTATCGAAAGCTTTATTGAAGATTTCTCTGATTTAAACAGTGTAACATCAATGACGCTAGCCATAAAAGAAAAAGTGTCCAAAATTGACATCCTTATTAACAACGCAGGTATCTTTAAAAGCCAAATCACAAAGAGCAATGACGGCTTTGATATTCGTTTCGCCGTTAATTATTTAACTCCTTACATACTCACAAAAGAACTCTTGCCTTTAATAGAAAAAGGAAACGCACCAAGAATTATTAATTTAAGTTCTGCAGCACAATCTACTGTCTGTATAGACGCATTATTAGGCAAACAAGAACTTTCTGATCAAGGAGCTTACGCGCAAAGTAAATTAGCATTAACAATTTGGAGTTTTGATTTAGCAAAAAAACACAAAGACATTAATACTATTGCAGTTAATCCTGGTTCTTTACTAAACACAAAAATGGTCAATGAAGCCTATGGTCAATATTGGTCTTCTGCTGATAAGGGTTCCAATATTCTTTATGATTTAGCTGTTTCAGAAGTCTATTCAAATAGTTCAGGACAGTACTTTGATAACGATAAAGGATCTTTTTCTACTGCACACTCTGATGCCTATGATGCAGATAAAATAGCAGAGTTAATTGCCGTTACAGAATCTATATTTAAGGCGTAA
- a CDS encoding NAD(P)H-dependent oxidoreductase — MNTLNIDKNDVLNAFKFRHACKEFDATKMVSEDDINYILKTANLSPSSFGFEPWHFVVVQDKELRELLKPVAWGAPLKLDTASHFVLGLSMRAPMVKHDADYIMHMMKDVKQFPEDVIEMYSKFYREFQEKDFDLDTDKKLFDWSSKQTYIALGNMMTSAALVGIDSCPIEGFHQEKSEALLKEKFNIDTDKYGLSFMVAFGYRKTEPPHAKSRRDLDDIITWK; from the coding sequence ATGAATACACTTAATATTGACAAAAATGACGTTTTAAATGCCTTTAAATTTAGACATGCTTGTAAAGAATTTGATGCAACTAAAATGGTCTCAGAAGATGATATCAATTATATACTTAAAACAGCCAATCTATCACCAAGTTCTTTTGGTTTTGAACCTTGGCACTTTGTAGTTGTTCAAGATAAAGAATTAAGAGAATTGCTAAAGCCAGTAGCTTGGGGAGCACCATTAAAGTTAGATACTGCAAGTCATTTTGTATTAGGTCTAAGCATGAGAGCACCAATGGTAAAACATGATGCTGATTATATTATGCATATGATGAAAGATGTTAAACAGTTCCCTGAGGATGTAATTGAAATGTATTCAAAATTTTACAGAGAATTTCAAGAAAAAGATTTCGATTTAGATACAGATAAAAAACTATTTGATTGGTCATCTAAGCAAACCTACATCGCATTAGGTAACATGATGACATCCGCAGCTTTAGTTGGTATTGATAGCTGTCCGATTGAAGGATTCCATCAAGAAAAATCTGAGGCATTACTAAAAGAAAAGTTCAATATCGATACTGATAAATATGGTTTATCTTTCATGGTCGCTTTTGGTTATAGAAAAACTGAACCACCACATGCTAAATCAAGAAGGGATTTAGATGATATTATAACTTGGAAATAA
- a CDS encoding winged helix-turn-helix transcriptional regulator, with product MEHKFNGKSYPCCTSVTMGIIGGKWKTVILAYLMDGPLRYSELRKKAGSVTERTLSLQLKSLEEDGIVKRKVYTTKPPLKVEYSLTPFGETLIPLIKSIIEWGEYVVEEYGEVVE from the coding sequence ATGGAACATAAATTTAATGGTAAATCTTATCCATGTTGTACAAGCGTAACTATGGGAATAATAGGAGGTAAGTGGAAAACTGTAATTCTGGCCTATCTCATGGATGGTCCTCTGCGTTATAGTGAGTTGCGTAAGAAAGCAGGCAGTGTTACAGAACGCACATTAAGTTTACAATTAAAAAGTCTAGAAGAAGATGGTATTGTAAAGCGCAAAGTATATACAACAAAACCACCACTTAAGGTAGAGTATAGTTTAACGCCTTTTGGTGAAACTTTAATACCACTTATAAAATCTATTATAGAATGGGGAGAATATGTTGTTGAAGAATATGGTGAGGTTGTTGAATGA